A window of Haliscomenobacter hydrossis DSM 1100 contains these coding sequences:
- a CDS encoding formate--tetrahydrofolate ligase: MKTDIEIAQGIALQPIANIAAALGIPAPALIPYGHYKAKVQYTEIDEAKVAQSKLILVTAITPTKAGIGKTTVGVALAQGLQQLGKKAIVALREPSLGPCFGMKGGACGGGYAQVVPMEDINLHFTGDFHAITSANNMIAALLDNYQYQHRGTELALKQITWRRVLDVNDRSLRFIVSGLNGPGNGIPQETGFDITPASEIMAIFCLASSLDDLRRRIDNILLGYTHHNQPFTVADLGVGGAITVLLKDALNPNLVQTLEAGPAFIHGGPFANIAHGCNSIMATKMAMTYGDYVITEAGFGADLGAEKFLNIKCRQAGIYPKASVLVATSQALKLHGNVTLADIKKPNLKGLQAGLKNLERHLENLQHFGQSVVVTFNQYSFDTAEEMDYTAQWCREKGADFALNNGFAEGGRGALPLAEKVVEVIEKRPSQPIRHTYALEDSIPEKIHKVVTQIYRGKEVVFSKTAETALKKIETLGLAHLPVCIAKTQYSFSDDAAHIGVASDFTLNIENVIINRGAGFIVAVAGEIMRMPGLPKDPQALHIDVVDGKVVGLS; encoded by the coding sequence ATGAAAACAGACATCGAGATCGCCCAGGGAATTGCCCTTCAACCCATTGCCAATATTGCAGCCGCCCTCGGTATTCCCGCCCCAGCGCTCATCCCTTACGGCCATTACAAGGCCAAAGTTCAGTACACCGAAATAGATGAAGCCAAAGTTGCCCAAAGCAAGCTGATTTTGGTGACCGCCATCACCCCCACCAAGGCGGGGATTGGCAAAACGACGGTAGGGGTGGCCCTGGCTCAGGGTTTGCAACAGTTGGGCAAAAAAGCCATTGTCGCCCTGCGCGAACCCTCTTTAGGCCCCTGTTTCGGCATGAAAGGAGGTGCTTGTGGGGGCGGTTATGCCCAAGTTGTGCCCATGGAGGACATCAACCTGCATTTTACCGGTGATTTTCACGCCATCACTTCGGCCAATAACATGATTGCGGCGCTGCTGGACAACTACCAGTACCAGCACCGTGGAACCGAATTGGCCCTCAAACAAATTACCTGGCGGCGCGTACTCGACGTCAACGACCGCTCTTTGCGTTTTATCGTGTCGGGACTGAACGGCCCCGGCAATGGCATTCCGCAGGAAACGGGTTTTGACATTACCCCGGCTTCTGAGATCATGGCGATTTTTTGTTTGGCCAGCAGTTTGGACGATCTGCGCCGCCGCATCGACAACATCCTGCTGGGCTACACCCACCACAATCAACCTTTTACCGTAGCTGATCTGGGCGTTGGTGGAGCGATTACCGTACTGCTGAAGGACGCACTTAACCCTAATCTGGTACAAACCCTCGAAGCTGGCCCGGCCTTCATCCACGGTGGACCCTTTGCCAATATTGCCCATGGTTGCAATTCCATCATGGCCACCAAAATGGCCATGACTTACGGCGATTACGTGATCACCGAAGCGGGTTTTGGTGCGGATCTGGGCGCCGAGAAGTTTTTGAACATCAAATGCCGACAAGCGGGAATTTATCCCAAAGCATCCGTTCTGGTAGCAACTTCCCAGGCTTTAAAGTTACACGGAAACGTGACCCTTGCGGACATCAAAAAACCCAATCTAAAGGGTTTGCAAGCCGGCTTGAAAAACCTGGAGCGCCACCTCGAAAACCTGCAACATTTTGGCCAAAGTGTGGTGGTGACCTTCAACCAATACAGTTTTGATACCGCCGAAGAAATGGACTATACTGCGCAATGGTGTCGAGAAAAAGGAGCTGATTTTGCCCTGAACAACGGCTTTGCCGAGGGTGGGAGAGGAGCGCTCCCGCTGGCGGAAAAAGTAGTTGAAGTGATTGAAAAACGGCCTTCGCAGCCCATTCGGCATACCTACGCATTGGAAGATTCGATCCCCGAAAAAATCCATAAGGTGGTTACCCAAATTTACCGGGGCAAGGAAGTGGTGTTCAGTAAAACGGCCGAAACCGCGCTGAAAAAGATCGAAACCCTCGGTCTTGCCCACTTGCCGGTTTGTATCGCCAAAACCCAGTATTCTTTCAGCGATGACGCTGCTCATATTGGTGTAGCATCAGATTTTACCCTCAACATTGAAAACGTGATCATCAATCGTGGAGCCGGCTTCATCGTCGCCGTCGCGGGGGAAATCATGCGCATGCCAGGGCTCCCCAAGGACCCGCAGGCTTTGCACATTGATGTGGTGGATGGGAAAGTGGTGGGGTTGAGTTGA
- a CDS encoding peptidase, translating into MTYCLGIKVRSGLVAIADTRITSGTETATAKKISIHENGRNSLFLMTSGLRSIRDKAVTYFEELFEDESFKFDKMYKAVNMFGEQLRRVAQEDKRALAESGMFFNLYAIVGGQLENDKEHMLYLLYPEGNWIEVGEGSPFTIIGNSGYGKPILNRALNYESSLRFAFKTGFLSFDSTRVSANDVGYPIDVALYPRDSYKLQQHRLEEKDTAQIGQMWASKLKNSIDEIPETWMDAFLNKE; encoded by the coding sequence ATGACCTATTGTCTTGGAATTAAAGTACGCAGTGGCCTGGTGGCCATTGCGGATACACGGATTACTTCAGGTACTGAAACTGCCACCGCCAAAAAGATATCGATCCACGAAAATGGTCGCAACAGTCTTTTCCTCATGACTTCAGGCTTGCGTTCTATCCGGGACAAAGCGGTGACCTACTTTGAAGAACTATTTGAAGACGAATCCTTCAAATTCGATAAAATGTACAAAGCCGTCAACATGTTTGGCGAGCAATTGCGGCGGGTCGCTCAGGAAGACAAACGGGCTTTGGCCGAGTCGGGCATGTTTTTCAATCTGTATGCCATCGTAGGCGGGCAATTGGAGAACGATAAAGAGCACATGTTGTACCTGCTGTATCCCGAAGGCAATTGGATTGAAGTGGGGGAAGGTTCGCCCTTTACCATCATTGGCAATTCTGGCTATGGCAAACCGATTCTCAATCGAGCCTTGAATTACGAATCGAGTTTGCGCTTTGCCTTTAAAACGGGCTTTCTCTCTTTTGACTCCACCCGAGTCAGCGCCAACGATGTAGGCTACCCGATTGATGTTGCGCTCTACCCGCGTGATTCCTACAAACTGCAACAACACCGCCTGGAGGAAAAAGATACCGCTCAAATTGGCCAGATGTGGGCCAGTAAGTTAAAAAACAGCATCGATGAGATTCCGGAAACCTGGATGGATGCGTTTTTGAATAAAGAGTAA
- a CDS encoding circularly permuted type 2 ATP-grasp protein, translating into MTTKSNLFQHYPLNPAFFDEVFQKDGRVYPHYEDIHRQFSQLTSKDFERLNEYAKLSFLNQGITYAVYSDGHKGAEQIFPFDLFPRIIPSTDWNKLERGLIQRNVALNLFIQDVYGDRKILKDKIVPSALIFSSPHYSEEMKSIKPQNGIYCHISGTDLIRHSDGEYYVLEDNLRSPSGVSYVLSNRDAMKRTLSNAFRWANVRSVNEYPAELLATLQSVAPVTDDQPTCALLTPGTYNSAYYEHSFLAQTMGIELVEGGDLFVENNYVFMRTIRGPKRVDVIYRRIDDAFLDPLVFRPESMLGVPGIMGAYRAGNITIVNAPGTGVADDKAVCSYVPAMIRYYLDEEPIIPNVPTYLCEREEDLKYVLEHTRDLVIKPVDMSGGYGVLVCDRLSSAELEDIKLKIQADPRNYIAQPRMSLSVHSTYIENKGEFEPRHIDLRTFTLMGKDRQFVLPGGLSRVALKEGSLIVNSSQGGGSKDTWVLV; encoded by the coding sequence ATGACCACAAAGAGTAACTTATTTCAACATTATCCACTCAACCCAGCCTTCTTCGATGAAGTGTTTCAAAAAGACGGGCGGGTGTACCCTCATTACGAGGACATCCACCGACAATTTAGCCAACTGACGAGTAAAGATTTTGAGCGCTTGAACGAGTATGCCAAACTTTCTTTTCTCAATCAAGGCATTACGTATGCGGTGTATTCAGACGGGCATAAAGGGGCTGAGCAAATTTTTCCTTTTGACCTTTTCCCCCGGATCATCCCTTCTACTGATTGGAACAAACTCGAAAGAGGCCTGATTCAGCGCAATGTTGCCTTGAATCTGTTCATCCAGGACGTATACGGAGACCGTAAAATCCTCAAGGACAAGATAGTGCCCTCGGCTTTGATTTTTTCATCTCCTCATTACAGTGAGGAAATGAAAAGCATCAAGCCCCAAAATGGCATCTATTGTCACATTTCTGGCACCGACCTGATTCGACACAGCGATGGGGAATATTATGTATTGGAAGACAACTTGCGCAGCCCCTCGGGCGTGAGTTACGTGCTATCGAACCGCGATGCCATGAAACGCACCTTGTCCAATGCTTTCCGTTGGGCCAATGTACGTTCTGTTAACGAATACCCAGCGGAGCTACTGGCTACCCTACAATCGGTGGCGCCCGTTACTGATGATCAGCCTACCTGTGCGCTGCTCACGCCGGGCACTTACAATTCTGCCTACTACGAGCACTCTTTTTTGGCACAAACGATGGGCATCGAATTAGTAGAAGGCGGCGACCTTTTTGTGGAAAACAATTACGTGTTCATGCGCACAATCCGCGGCCCCAAGCGGGTGGATGTGATCTATCGCCGCATCGATGACGCGTTTCTCGACCCACTGGTGTTCCGTCCGGAATCTATGTTGGGAGTGCCAGGAATCATGGGTGCTTACCGGGCAGGTAACATCACCATCGTCAATGCACCGGGCACCGGGGTCGCCGACGATAAAGCGGTCTGCTCCTATGTACCCGCGATGATTCGCTATTATTTAGATGAAGAACCGATCATTCCCAACGTACCCACTTATTTGTGCGAAAGGGAAGAAGACCTGAAATACGTACTGGAGCACACCCGCGATCTGGTGATCAAACCCGTCGACATGTCGGGCGGCTACGGCGTATTGGTTTGTGATCGCCTCAGCAGTGCTGAACTGGAAGACATCAAACTCAAAATACAGGCCGATCCACGCAATTACATCGCTCAGCCACGCATGTCATTGTCGGTTCACTCCACCTACATCGAGAACAAAGGTGAATTTGAACCCCGCCACATCGACCTGCGCACCTTTACCCTGATGGGCAAAGATCGGCAGTTTGTTTTGCCCGGCGGGCTTTCACGGGTTGCCCTGAAAGAAGGGAGCCTGATTGTAAACTCTTCACAAGGGGGGGGATCGAAGGATACGTGGGTACTGGTTTAG
- a CDS encoding AAA family ATPase: MKTTGLTLGKYAPFHRGHQYVFDTALAECDELVVLIYDTTITPIPLSVRARWIRTLYPQVTVIEAWDGPEGYSNERAFEIIQEQYILKILAGRNITHFYSSEFYGDHVSKALGAIDRRLDEKRTAVPISATLIRENPWQYRPFVADVVYRDLITKVVFVGAMSTGKSTITEALAKKYQTSFAPEYGREYWTQHQVDRRISFAAFDEIAVGHQEREEAALRQANRYLFVDTNAITTYQYALDYHGKAPQLLTQLALENAQRYDLFFLCGTDIPYHDTWDRSGDQKRQVFQKKIIADLKERRIPYLTLSGSLEARMATVKSVLERFVPYENFFGNTLNF, encoded by the coding sequence ATGAAAACAACCGGTTTAACCCTTGGCAAATACGCTCCCTTCCACCGTGGCCACCAATACGTATTTGATACGGCCTTGGCGGAATGTGACGAACTCGTGGTGTTGATTTACGACACCACCATTACGCCCATTCCCTTGAGTGTACGCGCCCGCTGGATCAGGACTTTGTACCCTCAGGTTACAGTTATTGAAGCCTGGGATGGCCCCGAGGGATACTCCAACGAACGCGCCTTTGAAATCATACAAGAGCAGTACATCCTCAAAATACTGGCGGGACGCAACATCACCCATTTTTACAGCAGCGAGTTTTATGGTGACCACGTCAGCAAGGCCCTGGGTGCCATCGATCGGCGTTTGGATGAAAAGCGGACTGCCGTACCCATTTCTGCCACGCTGATTCGGGAGAATCCCTGGCAGTACCGGCCTTTCGTTGCCGATGTGGTGTACCGGGATTTGATCACCAAAGTAGTATTTGTGGGGGCAATGTCGACGGGAAAATCAACCATCACCGAGGCTTTGGCCAAAAAATACCAGACCAGTTTTGCCCCCGAATACGGACGCGAATACTGGACGCAGCACCAAGTAGATCGCCGCATCAGTTTTGCAGCTTTTGACGAAATTGCAGTGGGGCATCAGGAGCGTGAAGAAGCTGCCCTGCGCCAGGCCAACCGCTACCTGTTTGTGGACACCAATGCGATTACGACTTATCAGTACGCCCTGGACTACCACGGCAAAGCGCCACAGTTGTTGACCCAACTGGCCTTGGAAAATGCCCAGCGTTACGACCTGTTTTTCCTGTGCGGTACCGACATTCCTTACCACGATACCTGGGACCGCAGCGGCGACCAAAAACGGCAGGTTTTTCAAAAAAAGATCATCGCGGATTTGAAGGAACGTCGGATTCCGTACCTCACCCTCAGCGGGAGTTTGGAGGCGCGGATGGCAACCGTGAAAAGCGTGCTGGAGCGGTTTGTGCCTTACGAAAATTTCTTTGGGAACACTTTGAATTTTTAA
- the pnuC gene encoding nicotinamide riboside transporter PnuC translates to MSTPIRWNTYEISWLLIFSIIAMVLSILWKNSWFDFSVFLSGVLCVVLAAKGHVWTYFFGMYNSFAYAYLAYNNGLFGEMGLNLFFFVPMNIVGYLLWKPNLDGTYVQMRAMASPQTLLVVLTNLLGIAIMGYFLAKIPGQNTPYIDATTNVLSIVATILMVFRYREQWLLYILLNIFTVLMWSIRTAEGSAEGPLMIVMWTAYLINAGYGYYNWSIGAKQNSMFV, encoded by the coding sequence ATGTCTACCCCCATCCGCTGGAACACCTACGAAATCAGTTGGTTGCTCATTTTTTCCATCATTGCCATGGTATTGAGCATTTTGTGGAAGAACTCCTGGTTTGATTTTAGTGTGTTTCTTTCTGGCGTGCTGTGTGTGGTACTTGCTGCGAAAGGCCATGTTTGGACCTATTTTTTTGGCATGTACAACTCCTTTGCTTATGCTTATTTGGCTTACAACAATGGGCTATTTGGTGAAATGGGCTTGAATCTTTTCTTTTTTGTGCCCATGAACATCGTAGGCTATCTGTTGTGGAAACCCAACTTGGACGGAACCTACGTGCAAATGCGGGCAATGGCCAGTCCACAAACCCTGCTCGTCGTTCTTACAAATTTACTGGGCATTGCCATCATGGGCTATTTTTTGGCCAAAATACCGGGTCAAAACACCCCCTATATCGACGCCACGACCAATGTCCTCTCCATTGTCGCCACTATCCTGATGGTATTCCGCTACCGCGAACAATGGCTCTTGTACATCCTGTTGAACATTTTTACGGTCTTGATGTGGAGCATCCGCACGGCCGAGGGCAGCGCTGAAGGGCCATTGATGATCGTGATGTGGACGGCGTATTTGATCAATGCGGGATATGGGTATTACAATTGGAGCATAGGGGCAAAACAAAATTCCATGTTCGTTTAA
- a CDS encoding zinc-dependent metalloprotease, with amino-acid sequence MKRLTSLSLLCLFILLTCSVGQAQDKKPDVPPSTPPATPATPPAAPKNEPKPFREVITAKAKSSKGLVNVHKVDDKWYFEIPDSVFNREIMAITRYTKTAAGGGIFGGEEINSQVVAWEKGPDNKVFLRSISYIIASPDSTKPIFKAVKNSSVDPIIGAFDVKSIRKDTSILIEVTDLFKGDNQVFSLSPFLKQLYKISDFKADRSYIQSIRTFPINTEIRTVKTFGSQSPPITPSPIPQPGVYLPAGVQAGVVTMEFNTSMIILPKKPMRKRFFDPRVGYFSSSYGTFEEESQKSDEEVFAVRWRLEPKNAVDALRQKKGELIEPAKPIIYYIDPATPVKWRKYLKLGVDDWQKAFEKAGWKNAIRGEYWPEQDTTMSLEDARFSVIRYFAAEIQNAYGPNVNDPRSGEILESHIGWYHNVMRLLRNWYLIQTAASDPRARKKDFDDELMGQLIRFVSSHEVGHTLGLRHNMGASSATPVEKLRDKAWVAQNGHTSSIMDYARFNYVAQPEDGVTDFFPRIGDYDIWAIEWGYKYFADAKSAEDEKKLLNETTKEKVKNARLTFGTEVSPMDPRYQTEDLGDNAMKASDYGIKNLKRILPNLPEWSKENGESYTELEEMYNNVVAQFRRYMGHVTKNVGGIYDTPKTYDMAGAVYEVVPKERQKEAIAFLSTQLFETPSWMLEANILNKIRPDVGVESIKSLQEGTLNSLLAGDRIVRLLETGKEGNYTVDELMTDLRNSIWSELKSQKSIDIYRRNLQKVFVERAITMLSPKDPATLLYVPPGQAYGFATRRVDLKTTDLPSITRGHLESLLSEIRATIGSAPDKMSRYHLEDVANRIDTALHPK; translated from the coding sequence ATGAAAAGATTGACAAGCTTAAGCCTACTGTGTTTATTCATCCTGCTGACGTGTAGCGTTGGCCAGGCACAAGACAAAAAGCCGGATGTTCCGCCAAGTACGCCACCGGCAACACCTGCAACACCTCCGGCAGCCCCCAAAAACGAACCCAAGCCCTTCCGTGAAGTCATCACGGCCAAAGCCAAGAGCAGCAAGGGGTTGGTCAACGTGCACAAAGTAGACGACAAGTGGTACTTTGAGATTCCCGACAGTGTATTCAACCGCGAGATCATGGCCATCACCCGCTACACCAAAACTGCTGCCGGTGGGGGTATTTTTGGTGGAGAAGAAATCAACAGCCAGGTGGTTGCCTGGGAGAAAGGCCCAGACAACAAGGTGTTTCTGCGTTCCATCAGTTACATCATCGCCAGTCCGGACAGCACCAAGCCGATCTTCAAGGCGGTGAAGAACTCCAGTGTCGATCCAATTATTGGGGCTTTTGATGTCAAATCCATTCGGAAAGACACCTCAATACTCATTGAAGTGACCGATTTGTTCAAAGGCGACAACCAGGTATTTTCCCTGAGTCCCTTCCTCAAACAATTGTACAAAATCTCGGATTTTAAAGCCGATCGCTCGTACATCCAAAGCATTCGGACCTTTCCGATCAACACCGAAATCCGTACGGTCAAAACCTTTGGCTCCCAATCGCCACCGATCACCCCCTCTCCTATTCCGCAACCGGGCGTTTATTTGCCCGCAGGGGTCCAAGCGGGGGTAGTCACCATGGAGTTCAACACCTCCATGATCATTTTGCCCAAAAAGCCCATGCGCAAACGGTTCTTCGATCCACGCGTAGGGTATTTTTCCAGCAGCTATGGTACGTTTGAGGAAGAATCTCAGAAGTCAGACGAAGAGGTGTTTGCCGTACGTTGGCGCCTGGAGCCCAAAAACGCTGTCGATGCCCTACGCCAAAAGAAAGGTGAATTGATTGAACCCGCCAAACCGATCATCTATTACATCGACCCGGCTACTCCGGTGAAATGGCGCAAATACCTCAAACTGGGCGTTGATGATTGGCAAAAAGCCTTTGAAAAAGCCGGTTGGAAAAACGCCATCCGCGGGGAGTACTGGCCCGAGCAAGACACCACGATGAGCCTGGAAGACGCGCGTTTTTCGGTGATCCGTTATTTTGCTGCTGAAATCCAGAACGCTTACGGCCCCAATGTGAACGACCCGCGCTCGGGTGAAATCCTGGAAAGCCACATCGGTTGGTACCACAACGTGATGCGTTTGTTGCGCAACTGGTACTTGATCCAAACCGCAGCCTCTGATCCACGCGCCCGCAAGAAGGATTTTGACGATGAACTCATGGGCCAACTCATCCGCTTTGTGTCGTCACACGAGGTGGGCCACACCCTGGGCTTGCGCCACAACATGGGAGCCAGCTCGGCTACGCCGGTAGAAAAACTGCGCGACAAAGCCTGGGTAGCTCAAAATGGCCATACCTCCTCGATCATGGACTACGCCCGCTTCAACTACGTAGCGCAGCCCGAAGACGGTGTCACCGACTTCTTTCCCCGCATTGGCGACTACGACATCTGGGCCATCGAATGGGGCTACAAGTACTTCGCAGATGCCAAAAGTGCTGAGGATGAGAAAAAGCTGCTGAACGAAACCACCAAGGAGAAAGTGAAAAATGCCCGTCTGACCTTTGGAACTGAAGTGAGCCCGATGGACCCACGTTACCAAACCGAAGACCTGGGCGACAATGCCATGAAGGCTTCCGATTACGGCATTAAAAACCTCAAGCGCATTTTGCCCAACCTGCCCGAATGGAGCAAGGAAAATGGCGAGAGCTACACCGAATTGGAAGAAATGTACAACAACGTAGTGGCCCAGTTTCGCCGCTATATGGGCCACGTGACCAAAAACGTAGGCGGCATTTACGACACGCCAAAGACCTACGACATGGCCGGAGCTGTCTACGAAGTAGTGCCCAAAGAGCGCCAAAAAGAGGCGATTGCCTTTTTGAGTACACAGTTGTTTGAAACGCCCAGCTGGATGCTGGAAGCAAATATCCTGAACAAAATTCGCCCGGATGTCGGGGTAGAAAGCATCAAATCCCTGCAAGAGGGCACCTTAAACAGCTTGCTGGCAGGTGACCGCATTGTCCGCCTCCTGGAAACGGGTAAGGAAGGCAATTACACCGTTGATGAGTTGATGACGGACTTGCGGAACAGCATTTGGTCGGAGTTGAAAAGCCAAAAATCCATCGACATCTATCGCCGCAACTTGCAAAAGGTTTTTGTGGAGCGGGCGATCACCATGCTGAGTCCAAAAGACCCGGCTACCCTTCTGTACGTACCTCCGGGTCAGGCCTACGGCTTTGCCACTCGTCGGGTGGATCTGAAGACCACCGATTTGCCTTCGATTACCCGTGGGCATCTAGAATCACTGTTGTCGGAAATTCGGGCAACGATTGGTTCTGCACCGGACAAAATGAGCCGTTATCATTTGGAAGATGTGGCGAATCGGATTGATACGGCATTGCATCCGAAGTAG
- a CDS encoding alpha-E domain-containing protein — MLARIANTLYWMGRYLERTEHLARYLRVQYFTTQDAPMSQNRDFVLGSIVNMAGIPWEEGKPFVESEILHAVALDTNNPMSILSAITSARENARGMRNIISTELWEVINKYYHFVNNYPVSYFKTRGLYDFTLNAGEHCSVIRGYMDSTLTHNDVWALIRLGVHLERTTQIARIISCKLYDIYVLTGQNENMSVENYQYTVLLKLLEGFDMNRHHYKAAPDRQKTMEFLILNADFPRSLAFNLRQIQYFVRKLGLREHTPDSIGFVVGRLCAQYQYLLYPEIEDKVGEFVSETLAKVYELHGSLDKNYFHV; from the coding sequence ATGCTAGCAAGAATAGCCAACACCTTATACTGGATGGGACGGTATCTCGAAAGAACCGAACACCTCGCTCGTTACCTCCGTGTACAATACTTCACTACGCAGGATGCGCCGATGAGTCAAAACCGCGATTTTGTACTGGGGTCCATCGTCAACATGGCTGGAATCCCCTGGGAGGAAGGCAAACCTTTCGTTGAATCGGAAATCCTGCACGCCGTGGCCTTGGACACCAACAACCCGATGTCCATTCTTTCAGCCATCACGAGTGCTCGAGAAAATGCCCGGGGGATGCGCAACATCATCTCCACCGAATTGTGGGAAGTCATCAATAAGTATTACCATTTTGTCAACAATTACCCCGTCAGTTATTTCAAAACCCGGGGTTTGTACGATTTTACACTCAACGCTGGAGAGCATTGTTCGGTCATTCGTGGGTACATGGACAGCACCTTGACCCACAACGACGTATGGGCACTCATTCGACTGGGTGTACACCTGGAGCGCACCACCCAAATTGCACGCATCATCAGTTGCAAGTTGTATGACATCTATGTACTCACCGGCCAAAACGAAAACATGTCGGTAGAAAATTACCAATACACCGTATTGTTAAAACTCCTGGAAGGTTTTGACATGAATCGTCACCACTACAAAGCTGCGCCAGACCGGCAAAAAACCATGGAATTCCTGATTTTGAATGCCGATTTCCCTCGGTCTTTGGCCTTCAACCTCCGACAAATCCAATATTTTGTCCGTAAACTGGGCTTGCGAGAGCATACACCGGATAGTATAGGGTTTGTGGTGGGTCGTTTGTGCGCCCAGTACCAATACTTGCTTTATCCTGAAATTGAAGACAAGGTTGGTGAGTTTGTATCCGAAACACTGGCGAAAGTTTATGAACTGCATGGATCTTTGGATAAAAATTATTTTCACGTGTAA
- a CDS encoding transglutaminase-like domain-containing protein has translation MADYVVEYRTLTEYERTVKQGAYEFLIMPCENETQKLKHHRLIHSMRRSPFMANNKYGFVTLHFHINSETFDYFSLSLLAQVAKNMPPMDLCSLLRVPDERAFLEDLNFQMDQQSFLQATPLSTLRQSDFPMELLLQPHELIGNYLLRLNSSIYSMLQYATGSTNTSTSALTAIKGGRGVCQDFAHIMIGILRQQCIPARYVAGYLNLSDNRADSQLHAWVEVFIPQLGWRGFDPTNNIQEDDHFIKIAHGRDYKDCQPIKGVLVTQGVHKTSYEVSVRNSNDYNWFLLEQQQQQQQ, from the coding sequence ATGGCCGATTACGTAGTAGAGTACCGCACGCTTACAGAATATGAAAGAACCGTCAAGCAAGGAGCTTATGAGTTTTTGATTATGCCGTGTGAAAATGAGACCCAAAAGCTCAAACACCATCGGCTCATCCACTCCATGCGGCGCAGCCCGTTTATGGCCAATAACAAATATGGCTTTGTCACTTTGCATTTTCACATCAATTCGGAAACTTTTGACTATTTTTCATTGAGCTTGTTGGCACAAGTCGCCAAAAACATGCCCCCAATGGATTTGTGTTCCTTATTGCGTGTTCCTGATGAGCGGGCTTTTTTGGAAGACCTCAATTTCCAGATGGACCAACAGTCTTTTCTGCAAGCTACACCGCTCAGTACTTTGAGGCAAAGTGATTTTCCCATGGAGTTGTTGCTACAACCGCATGAGTTGATCGGCAATTACCTATTGCGCCTCAACTCGAGTATTTATTCCATGCTGCAGTATGCAACAGGTTCTACCAATACCAGTACTAGCGCACTAACGGCCATTAAAGGAGGCCGCGGCGTTTGTCAGGATTTCGCGCACATCATGATTGGTATTTTGCGCCAACAATGTATTCCAGCGCGTTACGTGGCAGGATATCTCAATTTGAGCGACAATCGGGCGGATTCACAACTCCACGCCTGGGTGGAAGTCTTCATTCCCCAACTGGGTTGGCGTGGCTTTGACCCCACCAACAACATTCAGGAAGACGACCATTTCATCAAAATCGCCCATGGCCGGGATTACAAAGATTGTCAGCCGATCAAAGGAGTCCTGGTGACCCAAGGAGTCCACAAAACTTCCTACGAAGTATCAGTGCGCAACAGCAATGACTACAACTGGTTTTTGCTTGAGCAACAACAACAGCAACAACAATAA